In Pseudoalteromonas nigrifaciens, the sequence GTGACTAAACGCTTCTTAAAAAATTAACTGTTTACAGTTATACAAAAAGTTGGCCCCTTAGCTCAGTTGGTTAGAGCACACGACTCATAATCGTTAGGTCCCCAGTTCGAGTCTGGGAGGGGCCACCACTTTTACAAGCTTCCCAAGTAAATACAAATATCTACTAACCGAAATTACCCTTTGATACTTCTCACAATAACAAAAAACTTAACTTATTAGAGCAACTAATTGTGAATAAAAAATTGTATGTATTAAAAGATTAGCCTTACATCAAAGATGTTTCGTTCTATAAAGCTTTGATGCTTGTATTACCCTGTTTTACAGGGGGGGTCTTTATTAATAATACAAAATAGATAATTTACCAATGGGAAAAAAGAGAACAGACTGCTTTTAAATATGAGGCTTACTCTGAATTTGAATCACTTGCGAATAACTACTTAAGTGACATACTGGGTAGAGATGATTAAGGCTTTATATGACACCAGAAGAACTAGAGCAGCAGGCTATAACTTTTGCAAAAAGCAATAGATGTCAACAACAACCGAAAAGTGATCCACTCCACCATTTGAATATTGATCCACTATTTATTAAGGTTTTCCATTAACCCTGCTTGTTTCTTTTCTTTAATTCTATAACTTTCCCCCTTAATTTGAACAATGTGTGAGTGGTGTAAAATTCTATCTAACATAGCTGATGTTAACGCTGTATCATTCGCAAAAATGCTTCCCCATTGTCCAAATGGGAGATTACTTGTGAGTATTATCGCTCCTTTTTCATAACGCTTTGCAATGACGTCAAACAATAACTTGGATTCTTGAGCACTAAACGGTAAATAACCTATTTCATCAATGATTAGTAGCCTGGGTGCCAGCACTGACCGCTGCATCACTTGTTTATACTTATCTTGTCGTTGGGCGGTGGTTAATTGCAATATTAAATCAGATGCGCTAATAAAGCGGGTTTTCAAGCCTGCTTGCACTGCCTTGTAACCTAGCGCACTGGCAATATGTGTTTTGCCTACACCAGATGGCCCGAGCAGAACGATGTTTTCTTTTCGTTCAATAAACGAGAGTGTGGCAAGCTCGTTAACCTGTTTTTTGGGCACACCAGTGGCGAACGTAAAATCAAATTCCTCGAGCGATTTTAATGACGGAAACCCAGCCATACGTGTAAACATAACCTGTTTACGTTGATGCCGGTGCTTCTGCTCGCTTTGCAGTATGCGCTCTAGAAACTGTAAATAATCCCATTCTTCTTTTGCTGCTTGCTGCGCTAGCGCTGTCGCGTTCGTTTCAACACCAGCGAGTTGAAGCTCCTCTGTTAGCTCATGCAAACGTGCTAATTGTAAGTTCATAAAGCCTCCGAAAACTGCGCGTAAATGTTTAAATCATGATGTAACGGTTGAGTCTCGAAGGACATATCAAATAAAGGCATGCTCACTTCTGCCGGCTGTGGTGGTGCAACAGGTTGGAGCGGGGGTAAAGATTGAAGGTATGTCTGCTCTTCTTTTAATCTATCTGCGGGTTTTACTTTTATTGTGTCGTGAATACGCTGGTTAGCCACTGTGTTCAACCAGTTAATGACTTCAACATTGGCAGTTTCAACGTCCAAAGTAAGTTCAAGGGCAGATAATTTAGTGGCCAATGGCTGATAAAAGTTATCGCGCACATAGCGTACCATTCGCTCTACTTTGCCTTTTGTTTGCGGGCGGTAGGGCTTACATAGCTTTGGAATGAACCCCATTTCTTTACTAAATTGGTAAAAATGCTGATTAAAGCGGTGTTTACCCTCACCGTAAGCATCACGCTCTATAACAACGGTTTTCATGTTGTCATACCACACTTGCTGTGGAATGCCTTGGAAATACTCAAAGGCTTGGCGATGACATGCTTCGAGCGTTTCATAGCGCATGTTGTCAGTAATCGCGACAAACAATGCACGGCTATAGCCTAAAACAGCGACAAAGGCATGCAGAGGTGATTTCCCACCTCGCATTTGGCCCCAATCAACTTGCATTTGTTTACCTGCTTCTGTTTCAAAGCGAATAATGGGTTGGGGTTCAACGCTCCCTCGATATTGATGCAGGTATTGACGTAGTAACGATATTTCTCCGGTATAGCCTTGCTCTTTAATTTCCCTGAGTAAAACAACGGCTGATAAGTGTATTGGAGCAGCTTTAGCTAACCGAGAATGCAAATATGGTTTAAAGGCCTCTAATTTTGAAATACCCGTTTTACGAGTAGCATAATGCGGCTCGTCAAAATCACCTTGAAGGTATTTTTTAACGGTGTTACGCGATATGCCTAACTGTTTAGCAATGGCTCGTTGAGACATGCCTTGCATGGCTAAGACTTTTATTTTCATGAACTCTTCTTTTGAAATCATGGTGCTTACCGAAAAGCACCAGTGTTAAGTTAACTGGATCAGATTTCAATTGTTGAAGTGGATCATTTTTGCATTGCTGGTAACAATAGAACACGTATAGCTCGCAAACTAACAGATAAAAACGAGTTCCCTTCAGACATAAGGCCTGTTTCTGTTTTTATGTCAGGTTCACCAGGTGCAGGTAAAACTGAGACATCAAAAGCTTTTTTAGAAGAAATTGGAGCTGATAATGTACTAAGGCTTGATCCTGATGAGCTAAGAGAGCTTATACCTGGTTATTCAGGTGATAACTCGTATTTATTTCATCGCGCAGTTTCTTTTATCGTAGAGCGGACACTTGACCATGCGTTTAAAAACAAGCAGTCTTTTTTGTTAGATGGAACTTTGGCAAGCTATGATGTTGCAAAAAAGAATATTGAACGCTCTATTCGCAAGGGAAGGCAGGTACTTATTTTGTTTGTATATCAGAAGCCAGAACTCGCTTGGGAGTTCGTTGAGGCAAGAGAAAAGCTAGAAGGGCGTAGAATTCTACCAAATATCTTCATTGATCAGTTCTTTGCCTCTCAGGAGGTTATAAGGGAGCTTAAGTTAAATTTTGGTAGTCAAATACAAGTTGATTTATTAGTTAAAAATAACAAAGGTAAAACTCGTTTTTATCACGGTAATGTTCAGGCTATAGAGCATCATTTAGATGAAAAATTCACTAGAGAAGATCTGGAGAGCCTGATAGAATCACCATCCAGCTCAAAAAACGAGCTTTAGGAGAGTTTATGTTTTCAAATTTAATTAAGCCAAAGCCAACGCAAAACTCTAAGCTTTCAGACTTTGTGTTAGATTCTAGCTCAAGCGAGAAGAAGCGAGTTTATAGCCAAGTTATTGAGCGAGCTATTTCTTCCCAGGTTCAAGTCGTAAATAAAGCTTCAGCTATCCAAAGATAATTAGTAAAAAGTCCCAACAAGGGACTTTTTACTGTTTAGAAATCTATGTCATTTTAGTAGCATTAAGAAAACAGGAGTGACATATGATTCATCCCTGCGGCATTACTTCGTTCTGAACACTGGGTTTTCTCGGCAGTATTCGATAAATTAATTTTTGCGGTAGATCTCATGTTCAATATCGTAAATATTAACGCTTAAGCTGTCTGATGCTCTGCAATAGGTTTTTAAACACTCAAGTAGTTGCTCACTTAACATTTGTTTTTGCTCAATAGAACGCCCTGCCAAAATGTGTACCGCGATATGTATAAACCCCGACCTGCCTGCGCCCAGTAGATATTGCTGATAGGAAATAGCGCGTGTTTTTATGGTTTCTAAATCAAATAGATTACTTTGGAAAGCGGCGTTGTGAATTTTTTCTACAAGTACTTGTGGTAATACAGGGAGGTCTTCTGAGTGTTCAATAATAATGTGCGGCATTTAGGCGTTCCTATTATGAGTTACTACATGTGTGAACCTTATTATACCAAATACCAGGTTACTCGCTAACCCCTGGGCGAGTGAATTTTATAGCTAAAAAAAATTAAATCATGACACTGTAGCAATCAGGTAATCGTAATGAACAATTATGTTGCTCAGGGTAAATACTTTGCATCTATTCGCTTAATATCTATTTGCGGAGATTTATAAGAGGTATAAATTAACCAACCAGCGGTAGCAATATAAGTTAAGCCAGATGTTCTGCTAAATGAACGCTCAGGTAGGCGTATTATGTCGTGATGACTCGCTGAGGCAAAGTCATAGTAACTTAAGCGATAGTCGCCCTGCGCTACATTAAAGTAATACACGCGTGACAGTGCTTGTGTTTCGCCTTCTTGGTAGTACCATGATGTATGGTTAGATAAATTAATAGACGCAACGAGGAGTTGCGCATTTTCGCTACCAGGGGGCTTGATCCAGAGTTGCTTGGCGTCGGGGTTGGCAAATATAAGCGCACCTTGCTTATCTTCATAGGCATATAAGGTGGATTGTTTAATCACTTGTCCTAGGTTGTTTCCTTTTAAATCAAAACGAAATACATGCTCACCATCTGATACTAATACGTTGGTGCTATCATGCGACCAACTGGGTTTACCATGGCTACTAAAATTGGTTGTTAATGCGGTACTGGTTTGCGAGTTAAAATCATAAACGTAAAAGGCATGCTCGCCTCTTTTTGCTACTACAAACGCAATGTAGCGTCCGCTTGGAGACCAAATAGGGCTGTAAATATTCGTTTTTAACTGAGTTAATTGCTTGCGAGCGGTACCATCTTTATTTGCTACCCAAAGCTCTTTAGATCCAGATTCATTCGATACAAATGCTAACTTACCGCTGCGTTCATTATAATCAGGAAAGCGAGTATTAAAGTGCGTAGATAAAATGGGGAAGGGTGAACTTGCCACTGCGTTATTAGTTGCTACTCGCATTACTGCTGAATCAGTATTCCACTGATGAAAGTATAGGCTCCCATCTTGTGCATACTCAGGGTAGCTTAAGCCGTCTACGTGGGCGTTTGTTAGTGTTTTAGTGGTGAAATTATAAAAATAGCCTTGTCGTTTACTTTTTTTAATCCCTGAAAACACCAGTAAATCTTTTTTAGGGTGCCAATCAACACCTTTAATTTCAACAAACCCAGATGTTAACTGTTGGGCACTGCCGGTATTAATATCGACTAAAAATAGCTCTTCAAACCCGGATGGTAGATTACGCGATACAACGAGTTGCTTGCCATCGGGTGAATACACCACAGACTCATCATAAAACTGGCAATTATTAGGGCAAGGCACTTGTGTGATTGCATGCGGACTTGAGTGTAAATCGACTAAATTAAGCTGAGTTTGATTTACTTGGCTATTTTTATTGCCGCTAATAAATACTAATTGGCTATCTGTAGCGTTGATATCTAAATCGGTACTGAGGCGATTACCACATTCACCAAGGGTTACTTTTTTTGCGTTTGCGAGCGTATATTTTATAATTTTACAACTGCTGCCTGCTCCGCGTTGATAATAAAATAGCTGCTCACGGTCATGACTAAAAACGGCACGCCCTTCTATAAAAGGGGTGTCTGTTAAGGCAACGGCAGCTTGTTCTGGCATATATAGATCGCGTAAGTATAAATTAGCTTTGAAACCTGGGCGGCGCCAAGAATAAACTAAAAAATGATTATCGTTCGATATGGCAGGAAATAACTCACGGCCAGGGCTTGTTGTAATAGTTTCTATATGTTCATAAAGGCGGATATCTGCTACGTGTTGCTTGCTCGTTGGTGGCATTTTTAAAGAGTATAAATAGCTGCCACAGATAATAATGATTAATAAAACACTGAGGATAAAAGGGTAAAGGTACTTTGTTTTAGGTGTATTGTTATTTTTTTGAGCAGATTCATCAGCTGTAGTAAAGCGAGGAGGTTGTGCTAGGCGATAACCTGTTTTACGCAATGTTTCTATATAGGTATTACTAGGGTCGAGCTCTTTAAATGCTTTTCGTAAGTGCCAAATAGCATTAGTCAGGGCTTTTTCGCCCACAAATTGATTACCATCCCACACGTTATCAATTAATTCTTCGCGAGTAACGGCGTGTGGATAGCATTCGGTTAGAAAACAAAGTAGTTCAATAAATTTAGGTTGTAAAATACATTCATTGTCAGCATGGTTTAGCTTATTTTCAAATGGAGAAACGTGGCAGTTTCCTACTGAAAATGGCGACTTAGTTTTCATAAATAATGCATTCACACCTTAATATATTTACAGTTTGAAAAAGTAACTACAGATACAGCTAAAAGCAAAGTTGCACGATGAGTTGTGCGTTTATTAATTAACAGCTGTTTAATAATAAACACTTAAGTGAATGATTGCAAAGGAGTAGATGTTAAATAGATATAAAATAGGGATATAAACGAGATACCTTTCATTGTGTTTTCATTCACGATTGCATACAAACTATTTCTTATAAAATAATTAGTTAAGACGTTATCGATAACGCCGTTAAAAGCCTACCCAAAATAGATAATGCCTTAACTTGTGTAACAACAAATAGTAAGGGAATTGTGTGAGTAATATAGCAACTAAAAAGTGCACATTAGCATTAGCGATTACCGCTTGTTTATCAGGCCAAGCATTTGCAAATGACGCAGAAATTGAGCGTCAATCTATCGCTAAAAAAACGGATGTAGTAATTCAAGAAGCACCAGAAAAAATAACCGTAACGGGTTCGCGTTTAAAGCGTGATAGTTTTTCGGTAACAACCCCGCTGGTAACCATGGATAGAGCGTCGATTCAGGATACAGGTTTAGGCAATCTTTCAGATGTATTAATCGATAACATGCCTGCACTGAGCGAAAGTATTGGTAACACAACCAGCCAATCAAGTATTTCGGGGACCGGTTTATCAACGGTGCAGCTTCGCGACTTAGGCGCTAACAGAACGCTAACGCTTATTGATGGCCGCCGTGTGGTATCAAATAGTTATGGTGGTAACTATGTGAGTTTAAATACCATTCCAAGTGGCATGGTGGAGCGCGTTGA encodes:
- the istB gene encoding IS21-like element helper ATPase IstB; translation: MNLQLARLHELTEELQLAGVETNATALAQQAAKEEWDYLQFLERILQSEQKHRHQRKQVMFTRMAGFPSLKSLEEFDFTFATGVPKKQVNELATLSFIERKENIVLLGPSGVGKTHIASALGYKAVQAGLKTRFISASDLILQLTTAQRQDKYKQVMQRSVLAPRLLIIDEIGYLPFSAQESKLLFDVIAKRYEKGAIILTSNLPFGQWGSIFANDTALTSAMLDRILHHSHIVQIKGESYRIKEKKQAGLMENLNK
- the istA gene encoding IS21 family transposase; the encoded protein is MISKEEFMKIKVLAMQGMSQRAIAKQLGISRNTVKKYLQGDFDEPHYATRKTGISKLEAFKPYLHSRLAKAAPIHLSAVVLLREIKEQGYTGEISLLRQYLHQYRGSVEPQPIIRFETEAGKQMQVDWGQMRGGKSPLHAFVAVLGYSRALFVAITDNMRYETLEACHRQAFEYFQGIPQQVWYDNMKTVVIERDAYGEGKHRFNQHFYQFSKEMGFIPKLCKPYRPQTKGKVERMVRYVRDNFYQPLATKLSALELTLDVETANVEVINWLNTVANQRIHDTIKVKPADRLKEEQTYLQSLPPLQPVAPPQPAEVSMPLFDMSFETQPLHHDLNIYAQFSEAL
- a CDS encoding zeta toxin family protein; its protein translation is MDHFCIAGNNRTRIARKLTDKNEFPSDIRPVSVFMSGSPGAGKTETSKAFLEEIGADNVLRLDPDELRELIPGYSGDNSYLFHRAVSFIVERTLDHAFKNKQSFLLDGTLASYDVAKKNIERSIRKGRQVLILFVYQKPELAWEFVEAREKLEGRRILPNIFIDQFFASQEVIRELKLNFGSQIQVDLLVKNNKGKTRFYHGNVQAIEHHLDEKFTREDLESLIESPSSSKNEL
- a CDS encoding 5-carboxymethyl-2-hydroxymuconate Delta-isomerase, which produces MPHIIIEHSEDLPVLPQVLVEKIHNAAFQSNLFDLETIKTRAISYQQYLLGAGRSGFIHIAVHILAGRSIEQKQMLSEQLLECLKTYCRASDSLSVNIYDIEHEIYRKN
- a CDS encoding winged helix-turn-helix domain-containing protein, translated to MKTKSPFSVGNCHVSPFENKLNHADNECILQPKFIELLCFLTECYPHAVTREELIDNVWDGNQFVGEKALTNAIWHLRKAFKELDPSNTYIETLRKTGYRLAQPPRFTTADESAQKNNNTPKTKYLYPFILSVLLIIIICGSYLYSLKMPPTSKQHVADIRLYEHIETITTSPGRELFPAISNDNHFLVYSWRRPGFKANLYLRDLYMPEQAAVALTDTPFIEGRAVFSHDREQLFYYQRGAGSSCKIIKYTLANAKKVTLGECGNRLSTDLDINATDSQLVFISGNKNSQVNQTQLNLVDLHSSPHAITQVPCPNNCQFYDESVVYSPDGKQLVVSRNLPSGFEELFLVDINTGSAQQLTSGFVEIKGVDWHPKKDLLVFSGIKKSKRQGYFYNFTTKTLTNAHVDGLSYPEYAQDGSLYFHQWNTDSAVMRVATNNAVASSPFPILSTHFNTRFPDYNERSGKLAFVSNESGSKELWVANKDGTARKQLTQLKTNIYSPIWSPSGRYIAFVVAKRGEHAFYVYDFNSQTSTALTTNFSSHGKPSWSHDSTNVLVSDGEHVFRFDLKGNNLGQVIKQSTLYAYEDKQGALIFANPDAKQLWIKPPGSENAQLLVASINLSNHTSWYYQEGETQALSRVYYFNVAQGDYRLSYYDFASASHHDIIRLPERSFSRTSGLTYIATAGWLIYTSYKSPQIDIKRIDAKYLP